One window of the Labilibaculum sp. genome contains the following:
- a CDS encoding nicotinate phosphoribosyltransferase, translating into MNTLTENTGLYTDYYELTMAQGYFLSSKENEQTVFDYYYRTNPYEGGYLIFAGLQDLLKILKTFSYSKENIEFLKKTGLKDEFLEYLKDFRFTATVYSMKEGEIVFPNEPLVRIEGNIIEAQLIETLLLNYLNFQSLIATKACRIRNVIGDKDFADFGLRRAQGLGGIHASRAAVIGGANTTSNVYSAFNYDIPVTGTQAHSWIQSFDYELEAFRRYATINPDSTVLLVDTYNTLKSGIPNAIIVAKELEAQGHRMIGIRLDSGDLAYLSRKARKMLDDAGLDYVKIIASNQLNEYVIKSLNDQGAEIDGYGIGTELVTGKDAGALDGVYKLVQNNGIPRLKISENIEKITMPGKKKVVRYFDEDGMFFRDGILLENEESTNRLFHPFHSHKHTYVTDYKCEDLMSKVMENGEILIENQSPVEINAYVRKRFAQLPDGHKRFISPHIYKVGFSENILSVRDHILMDIRSKIGH; encoded by the coding sequence ACAGAACCAATCCGTACGAAGGTGGCTACCTTATTTTTGCAGGATTACAAGACCTTCTTAAAATATTAAAAACTTTTAGTTACAGTAAAGAAAATATCGAATTTCTGAAGAAAACAGGATTGAAAGATGAGTTTTTGGAGTATTTGAAGGATTTTAGATTCACGGCTACTGTTTATAGTATGAAAGAAGGTGAAATTGTATTTCCAAATGAACCATTGGTAAGGATTGAAGGAAATATTATTGAAGCACAATTAATTGAGACATTGCTTCTGAATTATTTAAATTTTCAGTCGCTAATCGCCACAAAAGCTTGTCGGATAAGAAATGTGATCGGGGATAAAGACTTTGCGGATTTTGGTTTACGCAGGGCGCAAGGCTTGGGCGGAATACATGCCAGTCGTGCCGCTGTAATTGGTGGAGCAAATACAACATCGAATGTTTACAGTGCATTTAATTACGACATTCCGGTAACGGGAACTCAGGCTCATTCATGGATTCAGAGTTTTGACTATGAACTGGAAGCATTTCGTCGTTATGCTACTATTAATCCTGATTCGACAGTATTGCTGGTTGATACTTACAACACACTTAAATCTGGTATTCCTAATGCAATAATTGTGGCAAAGGAATTGGAAGCCCAAGGTCATAGAATGATTGGCATTCGTTTGGATAGCGGCGATTTGGCATATTTAAGTAGAAAGGCAAGAAAAATGCTCGATGATGCTGGTTTGGATTATGTGAAAATTATTGCATCAAACCAGTTGAATGAGTACGTAATTAAAAGTTTGAACGATCAGGGAGCGGAGATTGATGGTTATGGGATTGGTACGGAATTAGTAACGGGAAAAGATGCCGGAGCTTTGGATGGTGTTTATAAATTAGTTCAGAACAATGGGATTCCAAGATTAAAAATATCAGAGAACATTGAAAAAATAACCATGCCGGGAAAGAAAAAGGTCGTGCGTTATTTCGATGAGGACGGAATGTTTTTTAGGGATGGAATTCTTTTAGAGAATGAAGAATCGACGAATCGTCTGTTTCATCCTTTTCATAGTCATAAGCATACTTACGTTACGGATTATAAATGTGAAGATCTGATGAGTAAGGTGATGGAAAATGGAGAGATATTAATTGAAAATCAATCTCCTGTTGAAATAAATGCCTATGTAAGGAAACGCTTTGCTCAGTTGCCGGATGGACATAAACGATTTATTAGTCCACATATTTACAAGGTTGGATTCTCTGAAAATATTTTGAGTGTGAGAGATCATATTTTAATGGATATTCGATCAAAAATAGGACATTAA
- a CDS encoding aminoacyl-histidine dipeptidase, with protein MSKEILSLEPKAIWENFYSLTQIPRPSKHEDAIQDFMMKFGQDLGLETIKDAVGNIIIKKPATAGFENRKGVVLQGHLDMVPQKNADTVHDFEKDPIETLIDGDWVTAKGTTLGADNGMGVAAAMAVLQASDIEHGPIEALFTADEETGMTGAFGLKNDVLDGDILLNMDSEDEGELYVGCAGGIDANVTFKYKEDKLEKGYVGYKLYMKGLKGGHSGMEIILGRGNSNKLLFRFLKVATKKYKLRMSSVDGGSLRNAIPRESFAIVAVPERYTEKFLAGVAEYEAIYKAELSAVEPDLAFFAEPTDAPKHVFKNKSQKNLINAIYACPNGVIRMSDAMPGLVETSTNLARVVSENGVVTIQALLRSSVNSAKEDLGQAIVSTFVLAGGKVKLEGEYPGWKPNMDSPILKTMQEVYNKKYGKIPEIKAIHAGLECGLLGAVYPHWDMISFGPTIRFPHSPDEKVKIDTVVKFWDFLVETLKNIPVK; from the coding sequence ATGAGCAAAGAAATTTTAAGCCTCGAACCTAAGGCTATTTGGGAAAACTTTTATTCATTAACTCAAATACCACGCCCATCGAAGCACGAAGATGCAATCCAGGATTTCATGATGAAATTCGGACAGGATTTAGGATTGGAAACTATCAAAGATGCTGTTGGAAACATCATCATTAAAAAACCCGCTACAGCAGGTTTTGAAAATCGTAAAGGAGTTGTATTGCAAGGCCACTTGGATATGGTACCTCAAAAAAATGCTGACACCGTTCACGATTTTGAAAAAGATCCTATCGAAACACTTATTGATGGAGATTGGGTAACTGCAAAAGGAACAACTCTAGGTGCTGATAACGGAATGGGGGTTGCCGCTGCAATGGCTGTTCTTCAGGCTTCAGATATTGAGCATGGCCCTATTGAGGCTTTATTTACTGCCGATGAAGAAACTGGCATGACTGGTGCTTTTGGTCTTAAAAACGACGTTTTAGATGGAGATATCCTTCTAAACATGGATTCGGAAGATGAAGGTGAATTGTATGTTGGTTGTGCCGGTGGTATCGATGCCAATGTTACTTTCAAATACAAGGAAGATAAGCTTGAAAAAGGATATGTTGGCTACAAGCTATACATGAAAGGCTTAAAAGGGGGGCACTCAGGAATGGAGATTATTTTAGGACGTGGAAACTCAAACAAATTGTTGTTCCGCTTCTTAAAAGTGGCAACTAAAAAATACAAATTAAGAATGTCTTCTGTTGACGGTGGATCATTGCGCAATGCGATTCCCCGTGAATCATTTGCAATTGTTGCTGTTCCAGAAAGATACACCGAAAAATTCCTTGCCGGAGTTGCTGAATACGAAGCTATTTACAAAGCAGAATTATCAGCAGTAGAGCCTGATTTAGCATTTTTTGCCGAGCCAACGGATGCTCCAAAACATGTATTCAAAAACAAGAGCCAGAAAAACTTAATCAACGCTATTTACGCTTGTCCAAACGGTGTAATCCGCATGAGCGATGCTATGCCTGGCTTGGTTGAAACATCAACTAACCTTGCACGTGTGGTAAGTGAAAATGGTGTTGTTACCATTCAAGCTTTATTGCGTTCATCTGTAAACTCTGCAAAAGAAGATTTGGGACAAGCAATTGTTTCAACTTTTGTATTGGCTGGTGGTAAAGTAAAATTAGAAGGTGAATATCCGGGATGGAAACCGAACATGGATTCTCCAATCTTGAAAACCATGCAGGAAGTGTACAATAAAAAATACGGAAAAATTCCTGAAATCAAAGCTATTCACGCAGGTTTAGAGTGTGGTTTATTAGGAGCTGTTTATCCTCATTGGGATATGATTTCTTTCGGACCAACGATCCGTTTCCCTCACTCTCCGGATGAAAAAGTAAAAATTGATACCGTTGTTAAATTCTGGGATTTCTTAGTTGAAACATTGAAAAATATTCCAGTAAAATAA
- a CDS encoding alanine racemase: protein MQNLDSKIIRPTFLLDKAKCITNIETMLTKAKRSNTRLRPHFKTHQSAEIGEWFRERGVDAIAVSSVKMAEYFANYGWADITVAIPINVREIDLINELASKIQLNLVVESQEAILFLQSELKHRVEVFIKVDTGYQRSGIPAEATGSIRLLVDLMKESDKLNCKGFLAHTGQNYQAKNQEEIHKNHSRTLLALNELKDVFRKEIPGIEVSLGDTPACSISEEFYGIDEIRPGNFVFYDIMQYVLGSCDEDQIAVAVACPVIARNIDRNELVIHGGGVHFSKEYLEADDEGTKLFGSIVRITENGWSRILGGGYLASLSQEHGIIRCSDELFDEFVIGDLIGILPVHSCMTANLMGRFMTTEGEWIETMNSKE, encoded by the coding sequence ATGCAAAATTTAGATTCCAAAATAATTCGTCCTACTTTTTTGCTTGATAAAGCAAAATGCATTACCAATATCGAAACAATGCTGACCAAGGCAAAGCGTTCAAATACGCGTTTGAGGCCTCATTTTAAAACACATCAATCGGCTGAGATTGGGGAGTGGTTTAGGGAACGAGGAGTAGATGCTATTGCTGTTTCGTCTGTAAAAATGGCGGAATATTTTGCAAATTATGGATGGGCAGATATTACAGTTGCTATTCCAATAAATGTACGTGAAATTGATTTGATTAACGAATTGGCTTCGAAAATTCAACTGAATTTGGTTGTTGAATCGCAGGAAGCTATATTGTTTTTGCAATCAGAATTAAAACACAGGGTAGAGGTATTTATTAAGGTAGATACAGGTTATCAACGCTCTGGTATTCCTGCTGAAGCAACCGGGTCTATTCGTTTGTTGGTGGATTTGATGAAGGAATCCGATAAGCTAAATTGCAAGGGTTTTTTGGCTCATACAGGACAAAATTATCAAGCAAAAAACCAAGAGGAAATACACAAGAATCATAGCAGAACATTATTGGCTTTAAACGAATTGAAGGATGTTTTCCGAAAAGAAATTCCAGGCATTGAAGTATCCTTGGGTGATACCCCAGCTTGCAGTATCAGCGAAGAATTTTACGGGATTGATGAAATAAGGCCGGGGAATTTTGTTTTTTATGATATTATGCAATACGTATTGGGCTCGTGCGATGAGGATCAGATAGCAGTGGCTGTGGCCTGCCCGGTAATTGCAAGAAATATTGATCGTAATGAATTGGTGATTCATGGTGGTGGCGTGCACTTTTCAAAAGAGTATTTGGAAGCAGATGATGAAGGAACTAAGCTATTTGGCAGTATTGTTCGCATAACAGAAAATGGATGGAGTAGGATTTTAGGTGGAGGATATTTAGCAAGCTTGTCACAAGAACATGGAATTATCCGTTGCAGTGATGAATTATTTGATGAGTTTGTGATTGGTGATTTGATTGGAATATTACCGGTTCATTCGTGTATGACTGCTAACTTAATGGGGCGATTTATGACTACAGAGGGGGAATGGATTGAAACAATGAACAGTAAGGAGTAA
- a CDS encoding DUF2062 domain-containing protein — MNYQKVLRRFNLDKIKKSILAEIACTNTSNATIALSLTLGIFFAFSPAWGFQTVLAISFALLLRLNKVLALITVNVSSIPPLIPLIFIAGYQTGALILHGEFQKDLPDLMNLKTLGENYLQFVLGSLVFAVLIGFIFYLVISLILGRYRKV; from the coding sequence ATGAATTATCAGAAGGTATTGCGGCGATTCAATTTAGACAAAATAAAAAAATCCATTCTTGCAGAGATTGCTTGTACCAATACTTCCAATGCGACAATAGCATTATCATTGACGTTGGGAATATTTTTTGCCTTTTCTCCGGCTTGGGGATTTCAAACGGTACTTGCAATATCATTCGCTTTATTATTAAGATTAAACAAGGTTCTTGCTTTAATTACAGTGAATGTTAGTAGTATACCACCATTAATTCCTCTTATTTTTATTGCAGGATATCAGACCGGAGCATTGATTTTGCATGGAGAATTTCAGAAGGATCTTCCTGATTTAATGAATTTAAAGACTTTGGGTGAAAATTACCTGCAATTTGTTTTGGGTTCGCTGGTGTTTGCGGTATTGATTGGTTTCATTTTCTATTTGGTGATTTCTCTGATTTTAGGAAGGTATCGGAAAGTTTAA